Within Phreatobacter oligotrophus, the genomic segment GGCGGCGGTGGACGCGGTGCGCGACCGCATCGCCGAGAACCAGATCCGTCTCGAGACCCGCATCGCCCGCGATATCGGCACGTTCAAGGCCGATGCCCAACGCATCCGCCAGGTGCTGTTCAACCTGCTGACCAATGCCATCGGCTTTTCCGACCGGGGCGGGCTGGTGGTGCTCGACGCGGCGCGCGAGGGCGAGGAGATCATCTTCAAGGTGCGCGACCAGGGCCGGGGCATCGCGCCCGATCTGGTCGGCCGCATGTTCGAGCGCTTCGAGACGCGGACCAGCGGCACGCGCCACCGCGGCGCCGGGCTCGGCCTGTCCATCGTCCAGAGCTTCGTCCACCTGCATCGCGGCCGGATCGAGGTGGAGAGCGCGCCGGGGGCTGGCACGCAGGTCAAGGTGTCGCTGCCCGCCAATCTCGAGGATCTCTCGAAAGCCGCCGAATGACAGACGCCTTCCGCCACGCCCGCCTGCTCGCCAACGAGGCCGAGACGCGCCAGCTCGCGATGGACCTCGCCATGGCGGTCCAGCCGAACGACGTGGTGACGCTGGAGGGCGATCTCGGCGCCGGCAAGTCCACCCTCGCCCGGGCGCTGATCCGCGCCATCGCCGAGGACGACATGCTGGAGGTGCCGAGCCCGACCTTCGCCATCGTCCAGCCCTACGACCTCGCCCGACTGCCGGTGGTCCATGCCGACCTCTACCGCCTGACCTCCCCCGACGAGATCGCCGAGATCGGCTGGGACGAGGTCTCCGACCGGGCCCTGCTCATCGTCGAATGGCCCGACCGGCTCGACGGCGCGCTCTCCGGCGACCGCCTGGAGATCATCCTCACGCTGGCGCCGGGGCGCGGCCCCAATGCCCGCAACGCCGTCCTCGTCGGCCACGGCACCTGGGGCCCGCGGCTGGAGCGCCTCGTGGCGCTGCGCGGCTTCCTCGACAATGCCGGCTGGGGCGGCTCGCTGCGCCGGCACCTGCAGGGGGACGCCTCCTCGCGCTCCTACGAGCGCCTGCTCGACGGCCAGCGCCGCGCCGTGCTGATGAACGCGCCGAAGAAGCCCGACGGGCCCGTGGTGAAGAACGGCCTGCCCTACAGCCGCATCGCCCATCTCGCCGAGGACATGGTGCCCTTCGTCGCCATGGCCGAGGGCCTGCGTGACATCGGCCTGTCGACGCCGGAGATCGAGGCGGTGGACCTCGACCAGGGCTTCCT encodes:
- the tsaE gene encoding tRNA (adenosine(37)-N6)-threonylcarbamoyltransferase complex ATPase subunit type 1 TsaE, producing MTDAFRHARLLANEAETRQLAMDLAMAVQPNDVVTLEGDLGAGKSTLARALIRAIAEDDMLEVPSPTFAIVQPYDLARLPVVHADLYRLTSPDEIAEIGWDEVSDRALLIVEWPDRLDGALSGDRLEIILTLAPGRGPNARNAVLVGHGTWGPRLERLVALRGFLDNAGWGGSLRRHLQGDASSRSYERLLDGQRRAVLMNAPKKPDGPVVKNGLPYSRIAHLAEDMVPFVAMAEGLRDIGLSTPEIEAVDLDQGFLVIEDLGREGVIRDGAPIAERYMAAVDVLALIHSRPRPSQLATPKGPYTLPAYDRDALTIEVELLLDWYLPMKGARIPASEKYVFLQRWTELFEEVERAPQTWVLRDFHSPNLIWLEGREGVERVGLIDFQDAVMGPAAYDVASLLQDARITVPEDLELQLLSRYAAARRAADPSFDMAAFARLYAIMGAQRATKILGIFARLDKRDGKPQYLAHLPRIWAYLQRCLAHPALERVKRWVDDRVTAP